The following coding sequences are from one Triticum dicoccoides isolate Atlit2015 ecotype Zavitan chromosome 4A, WEW_v2.0, whole genome shotgun sequence window:
- the LOC119290059 gene encoding zinc finger protein 6-like: MESGSTAASSDETVRSPGGTTAVAAARPYYECVFCKRGFTTAQALGGHMNIHRRDRAKPARLTTSVARNTECNLAYPPAPPATSLMSSGDFAMLYYGRHTGAGADAEAVSPGSPIPRELSLFGADDDSPDDPDDCLELGLRCHGSSSGDGSARRQDGELPERKLDLELRLGLGPRPRH, translated from the coding sequence ATGGAGAGCGGCAGCACGGCGGCGTCCAGCGACGAGACCGTGAGATCGCCCGGCgggacgacggcggtggcggccgCCCGGCCGTACTACGAGTGCGTGTTCTGCAAGCGCGGGTTCACCACGGCGCAGGCGCTGGGCGGGCACATGAACATCCACCGCCGGGACCGCGCCAAGCCCGCCCGCCTCACCACGTCCGTTGCCCGGAACACAGAGTGCAACCTGGCGTACCCCCCAGCGCCGCCGGCCACGTCCCTGATGAGCAGCGGCGACTTCGCCATGCTGTACTACGGCCGGCACACCGGCGCCGGAGCGGACGCCGAGGCCGTGAGCCCTGGTAGCCCGATCCCGAGGGAGCTGAGCCTGTTCGGCGCGGACGACGACAGTCCCgacgaccctgacgactgcttggaACTGGGCCTTCGGTGCCACGGAAGCAGCAGCGGCGACGGGTCGGCGCGGCGGCAGGACGGCGAGCTGCCGGAGAGGAAGCTGGACTTGGAGCTGAGGCTCGGGCTCGGGCCTCGTCCGAGGCACTGA
- the LOC119290090 gene encoding zinc finger protein 11-like, translating into MESGNSKAASSEEEAAVRSHSPAVAAARARPYYGCVFCKRGFTTAQALGGHMNVHRRDRAKPVRLPTECTLVYPPAPPVSSGGFSMLYYARNTGGRVKEEAVSRGSPTPRELSLFGADDGTDDRDLQLSLRCHGSGRALEGPSEWWQDGELPERKLDLELRLGPRPRN; encoded by the exons ATGGAGAGTGGCAACAGCAAagcggcgtcgagcgaggaggaggcggccgtgAGATCGCACAGCCCGGCGGTGGCTGCAGCTCG CGCCCGGCCGTACTACGGGTGCGTGTTCTGCAAGCGCGGGTTCACCACGGCGCAGGCGCTGGGCGGGCACATGAACGTCCACCGCCGCGACCGCGCCAAGCCCGTCCGCCTCCCGACAGAGTGCACCTTGGTGTATCCCCCAGCGCCGCCGGTGAGCAGCGGGGGCTTCTCCATGTTGTACTACGCCCGGAACACCGGCGGCAGAGTGAAAGAGGAGGCCGTGAGCCGTGGTAGCCCTACCCCGAGGGAGCTGAGCCTGTTCGGTGCGGACGACGGCACTGATGATCGTGACCTGCAACTGAGCCTTCGGTGCCATGGGAGCGGCCGCGCGCTGGAAGGGCCGTCAGAGTGGTGGCAGGACGGTGAGCTGCCGGAGAGGAAGCTGGACTTGGAGCTCAGGCTCGGGCCTCGTCCTAGGAACTGA